A stretch of the Bacillus sp. FJAT-18017 genome encodes the following:
- the flhB gene encoding flagellar biosynthesis protein FlhB, whose amino-acid sequence MLLRLDLQLFAGEKTEKATPNKRREARNKGQVAKSQEVSSALTLLFTFSFLFIFGDSVISGLFQLLRQSFQEYMLWDVSTSSIQLMFNQLLIKAVIIAGPIMGVAMLAGIISNYSQVGFMFNTESIKFNLGKLNPIQGAKQIFSMRAVVELIKSILKMVITSFVVYMVIWPKKEELLVMGEKPLWDSMRFIGSITLQAGLAIAVILGVIAGADYLYQRFEHEKKLRMSKQDIKDEFKKMEGDPHVKGQRRAIQRQMSMNRMMQEVPKADVVITNPTHFAVAIRYDVTTMEAPEVIAKGQDHVALKIKEIARENKIMTVENKPLARALFASVEIGETIPEELFNAVGEILAYVYFQEGRFKGIAT is encoded by the coding sequence ATGCTGTTGCGCTTGGATTTGCAGTTATTTGCCGGTGAAAAAACAGAAAAAGCCACCCCGAATAAACGCAGGGAAGCCAGGAATAAGGGCCAGGTGGCAAAAAGCCAGGAAGTATCCTCGGCATTGACGCTGTTATTTACCTTTTCTTTTTTGTTCATTTTTGGTGATTCAGTGATATCGGGATTATTCCAGCTCTTGCGCCAAAGCTTTCAGGAATACATGTTGTGGGATGTTTCTACATCCAGTATTCAGCTAATGTTCAATCAGCTCTTGATTAAAGCGGTCATCATCGCCGGCCCGATCATGGGAGTTGCGATGCTTGCCGGAATCATCTCAAATTATTCACAGGTCGGATTCATGTTCAATACCGAGTCGATTAAATTCAATTTAGGCAAGCTCAATCCCATCCAGGGTGCGAAGCAAATTTTTTCAATGAGGGCGGTTGTTGAACTGATCAAGTCCATCTTGAAAATGGTTATAACCTCCTTTGTTGTCTATATGGTCATCTGGCCGAAAAAAGAAGAGCTGCTCGTCATGGGCGAGAAACCACTATGGGACTCAATGAGGTTCATAGGCTCGATTACCCTGCAGGCGGGCCTTGCGATAGCAGTGATCCTCGGGGTAATCGCTGGTGCGGATTACCTCTACCAGCGCTTTGAACATGAAAAGAAGTTGAGGATGTCAAAGCAGGATATAAAGGATGAGTTCAAAAAGATGGAAGGGGATCCGCATGTTAAAGGGCAGCGAAGGGCGATTCAACGCCAAATGTCGATGAACCGGATGATGCAGGAGGTCCCGAAAGCCGATGTGGTCATTACAAACCCAACCCACTTTGCGGTTGCAATCCGTTACGATGTGACAACAATGGAAGCGCCGGAAGTTATTGCAAAAGGACAGGATCATGTCGCTTTAAAAATAAAGGAAATTGCCAGAGAAAACAAAATCATGACGGTCGAAAACAAACCACTGGCACGTGCACTGTTTGCTTCGGTGGAAATCGGTGAAACGATTCCGGAAGAACTGTTCAATGCTGTTGGTGAAATATTGGCGTATGTGTATTTTCAGGAAGGCCGCTTTAAGGGGATTGCTACATGA
- the flhF gene encoding flagellar biosynthesis protein FlhF: MKTKKIVAESMPLALKMVRQELGDNAIIVNTRTIKAGGIFGLFSKQKYEVTAYTLDEEPKKQEPAFTLDITQKPDRAELNRLIAGKRPEQTEEPSFPVKREGTSKYGGSAVNPESANPEAVTPELAKPELATPEFAKLELVKPKLVKTEAAKTEPVEPKTASQGNEQLLEELQDMRKMMMIMMRDRNQETPLSEELADWAKRLKKQGVEEEVIDYITTMLLKNQPDVSTDSTSIHEQIKGIIEGILKKRIPNSTSINMNVRMVNIIGPTGVGKTTSIAKLATEQVLRQKRRVAMITTDVYRIGAVEQLKTYAGILNVPIEVVRSADELETALARLAPYDLIYMDTTGRNYRELIHREAIGKYLEYPADKENFLALSLTTKYEDMAVVLNEFLESPVKKLILTKFDETTTYGSILNIAYHFPYELAYMTNGQSVPEDITAIDAKLITGYLVGDEVEDGSGTESKRIYASL, from the coding sequence ATGAAAACGAAAAAAATAGTTGCGGAGTCCATGCCCCTTGCATTGAAGATGGTTCGACAGGAGCTTGGTGACAATGCCATCATCGTGAACACAAGAACCATTAAAGCTGGCGGTATCTTCGGATTATTTTCAAAGCAAAAGTATGAGGTAACTGCTTACACCCTGGATGAGGAACCGAAAAAGCAGGAACCAGCATTTACCCTTGATATCACCCAAAAACCAGATAGAGCCGAATTAAATCGGCTGATTGCTGGGAAACGGCCTGAACAGACGGAAGAACCATCTTTTCCTGTAAAAAGGGAAGGAACTTCAAAGTACGGAGGATCGGCTGTGAACCCTGAATCCGCAAACCCTGAGGCAGTAACACCAGAATTGGCAAAACCCGAACTAGCAACACCTGAATTCGCAAAGCTGGAGCTGGTAAAACCCAAGCTGGTAAAGACTGAGGCAGCAAAAACTGAACCGGTAGAGCCGAAAACAGCATCGCAAGGGAATGAGCAGCTCCTAGAAGAACTCCAGGACATGCGAAAAATGATGATGATCATGATGAGGGATCGAAATCAGGAGACACCTTTGTCTGAAGAATTAGCTGATTGGGCCAAGCGTTTAAAAAAGCAAGGCGTGGAAGAAGAGGTAATCGACTATATTACAACAATGCTTCTTAAAAACCAGCCTGACGTGTCTACGGATAGTACCTCCATTCACGAGCAAATCAAGGGAATTATTGAAGGCATTCTAAAAAAGAGAATTCCAAATTCAACTTCTATTAATATGAATGTCCGAATGGTAAATATTATTGGCCCGACTGGTGTTGGAAAAACAACCTCGATTGCCAAGCTGGCAACCGAGCAGGTATTGCGCCAAAAGCGAAGAGTCGCGATGATAACAACGGATGTTTACCGAATTGGCGCAGTTGAACAGCTGAAGACGTATGCGGGTATTCTGAATGTGCCAATTGAAGTCGTCCGTTCAGCAGATGAATTAGAAACTGCCCTAGCAAGGCTTGCACCATATGACTTGATATATATGGATACCACTGGACGGAATTACCGGGAACTCATTCATAGAGAAGCAATCGGCAAGTATCTGGAATATCCAGCTGATAAAGAAAACTTTCTTGCCTTAAGTTTGACAACGAAATATGAAGACATGGCTGTGGTTCTGAATGAATTCCTTGAAAGCCCTGTAAAGAAATTAATTTTGACTAAATTCGATGAAACGACGACCTACGGCTCGATTCTCAATATTGCATACCACTTTCCTTACGAATTAGCATACATGACCAACGGCCAAAGTGTTCCCGAGGATATTACAGCAATTGATGCGAAGCTGATAACGGGATATTTAGTAGGAGATGAAGTCGAAGATGGATCAGGCACAGAGTCTAAGAGAATATATGCATCGCTTTAA
- a CDS encoding sensor histidine kinase yields the protein MWFIVIICILIVLLIVISSSMGKLKEQNRSLCQTLKKAEENKDETALLVEHLPDPYLIINSHSRIVYANRAMLTGLGMQNSDEIVGKSVFDFILSPSKSEVHNRIERVFSGERLKSITFKVKTGTAKLIEYEITSAPIQYLGESCVIIAARDATGKKQIEQELFQTRERLQDLLAYVDAAIWVRDSKTGELVVSLGMENIFGYSEEAFQNRALLRDEIIHPEDIEFVKEKVKALGHNPMKFDYRIIKNKTEVRWLHLSSTPILGVNGDTPKMMGILVDITDVKQTEEKLKESEEHYRILQESLDHFSKDLSKVMKISDLESRLIFELQEILGLHEGIHILEIDDRLNLYRCTGGSADLHEAVLQDFDETAPIGSIVEFEMGWIIKIGEIHERIIVLSIEKSEAATSIYDKKIWLQTISRYVSVLYENLYTLEEMIKELERKTKDKLAPRWIMRLLFLLAEKERARLSADLHDSVLQNQILWYRKLQSLRSEWDLPADLENELYTIEEGMLDVIRQIRVTCNNLRPPFLNEVGLIKALETLFSQTERDVQFVIEFDHTGLHHDLNEEEMITIYRVAQELLANARKHSNATKVEFCISSIDRTVYFSYSDNGVGMKFENLVDSFDHIGLSGIKRRVDSINGEIELYSSPGKGVNLLISIPIGNIKV from the coding sequence ATGTGGTTTATCGTAATCATCTGTATTCTTATTGTTCTGCTTATAGTTATCTCTTCTTCTATGGGTAAGTTGAAAGAACAGAATCGAAGTCTATGCCAAACGTTGAAGAAGGCTGAAGAAAATAAAGATGAAACGGCATTGCTTGTAGAACATTTACCTGATCCTTATTTAATCATAAACAGTCATAGTAGAATAGTTTATGCCAATCGGGCAATGCTTACAGGTCTCGGTATGCAGAATTCAGATGAGATTGTCGGTAAATCCGTTTTTGATTTTATTTTGTCTCCTTCTAAATCAGAAGTACATAATCGGATAGAAAGAGTTTTTAGCGGTGAAAGGCTTAAGAGTATCACGTTCAAAGTTAAAACAGGGACTGCTAAACTTATAGAATATGAAATTACGTCTGCGCCTATTCAATATTTGGGAGAATCTTGTGTAATCATAGCGGCAAGAGATGCGACAGGTAAGAAACAAATCGAACAAGAATTGTTTCAGACAAGAGAACGGCTCCAAGATTTACTTGCATATGTCGATGCGGCAATCTGGGTTCGGGACAGCAAAACAGGGGAACTGGTTGTCTCCCTTGGCATGGAAAATATATTTGGCTATTCCGAAGAGGCTTTCCAAAATCGGGCATTGCTCCGTGATGAAATTATTCATCCCGAAGACATCGAGTTTGTGAAGGAAAAGGTAAAAGCTTTAGGACATAATCCTATGAAATTTGATTATCGGATTATTAAAAATAAGACCGAAGTTCGCTGGCTGCACCTATCAAGCACCCCAATCTTAGGGGTGAATGGGGATACTCCCAAGATGATGGGGATTCTTGTAGATATTACCGATGTAAAACAAACAGAGGAAAAGCTAAAAGAGAGTGAAGAACATTATCGCATCCTGCAGGAAAGCCTTGATCATTTTTCCAAGGATTTATCAAAAGTAATGAAGATCTCAGATTTGGAGTCCAGGCTTATTTTTGAACTCCAGGAAATTTTAGGCCTTCACGAGGGCATTCATATCCTGGAGATTGATGATCGTCTAAATCTTTACCGCTGTACAGGTGGTTCAGCCGACCTACACGAAGCAGTTCTACAGGACTTTGATGAAACTGCGCCGATTGGGAGTATCGTTGAGTTTGAAATGGGCTGGATTATTAAAATTGGTGAAATCCACGAGCGGATCATTGTTTTAAGCATTGAAAAAAGTGAGGCGGCAACGTCCATTTATGATAAAAAAATATGGCTTCAAACAATTTCGAGATATGTCAGTGTACTGTATGAAAATCTATATACACTTGAAGAGATGATTAAGGAACTTGAGAGGAAAACGAAGGATAAGCTGGCTCCAAGGTGGATTATGAGGCTATTGTTCCTTCTTGCGGAAAAAGAACGTGCGCGACTTTCAGCCGACTTGCATGATTCTGTATTACAAAATCAAATTCTCTGGTACCGAAAACTTCAATCTCTTCGTTCTGAATGGGATCTTCCTGCCGATTTAGAAAATGAGCTTTATACAATAGAGGAAGGCATGTTGGATGTCATCCGTCAAATTCGAGTTACATGCAACAATCTTCGCCCTCCATTTTTAAATGAAGTCGGACTAATCAAAGCTCTCGAAACTCTGTTTTCACAAACTGAAAGAGATGTCCAATTTGTGATTGAGTTTGATCATACTGGGCTGCACCACGATTTAAATGAGGAAGAAATGATTACGATATATCGTGTGGCCCAGGAGTTGCTGGCAAATGCCAGAAAGCATTCGAATGCGACAAAGGTCGAATTTTGCATATCCAGTATTGATAGGACTGTTTACTTCAGTTACAGTGATAATGGAGTCGGTATGAAGTTTGAAAATTTGGTGGATTCGTTTGACCATATTGGTTTGTCCGGTATAAAGAGAAGAGTTGACAGTATCAACGGTGAAATTGAACTGTACTCTTCACCTGGGAAAGGTGTCAACTTGTTGATTTCAATTCCGATTGGGAACATAAAAGTTTAG
- a CDS encoding response regulator transcription factor, whose amino-acid sequence MIHILLVDDHPLVSEGTKLIIEKEKDMKVHIETSCSQALEIVDKLSFDVMLFDLQMPEMDGFELCKRVLAKLPDANILIYSGYEILPHFDLLMESGAIGHISKTASKDQVIRAIRCALNKETVMPASLLREIYYGAKQSNKQDTKRERVSISDKEKLILKELIRGKTNKDIAQSLFLGQRSLEYSLTHLFQKLGVQTRVEAVVKAQELGLIDT is encoded by the coding sequence ATGATTCATATATTGCTTGTTGACGATCATCCACTGGTTAGTGAGGGAACTAAACTAATCATTGAAAAAGAAAAAGATATGAAGGTACATATTGAAACCTCGTGTTCCCAGGCATTGGAGATCGTCGATAAGCTTTCGTTCGACGTAATGCTTTTTGACCTGCAAATGCCAGAAATGGATGGATTTGAATTATGTAAAAGAGTTTTAGCTAAACTTCCGGATGCAAATATATTAATTTATTCAGGCTATGAAATTCTTCCTCATTTTGACTTATTGATGGAATCCGGAGCAATCGGTCATATTTCAAAAACTGCCTCAAAGGATCAAGTCATAAGAGCCATTCGCTGTGCATTGAATAAGGAAACAGTTATGCCAGCCTCATTATTAAGAGAAATCTATTATGGGGCAAAACAATCAAATAAGCAGGATACCAAAAGGGAAAGGGTATCCATCAGTGACAAAGAAAAATTGATTTTAAAGGAGCTCATTCGCGGCAAGACGAACAAGGATATAGCACAATCGCTTTTTCTTGGCCAGCGCTCTCTGGAATATAGCCTGACACATCTTTTTCAAAAGCTGGGAGTACAAACTAGAGTTGAAGCTGTTGTGAAAGCGCAGGAATTGGGCCTGATTGATACGTAA
- the fliQ gene encoding flagellar biosynthesis protein FliQ encodes MTPEVVLQVAQQAIYTILIVIAPACGIALLVGLLVSIFQATTQIQDQTLAFVPKIVAVFVAILFFGSWMLRYVVEFTQNLLGNLSQFIG; translated from the coding sequence TTGACACCAGAAGTTGTATTGCAAGTTGCCCAGCAGGCAATTTATACAATCCTAATCGTTATTGCCCCTGCATGTGGAATCGCATTGCTTGTGGGCTTATTAGTCAGTATTTTTCAGGCAACTACACAGATCCAGGACCAGACGCTGGCATTTGTGCCTAAAATTGTTGCCGTTTTTGTAGCCATTCTGTTTTTTGGATCATGGATGCTCCGATATGTGGTTGAATTCACACAAAACTTGCTCGGAAATCTTTCACAGTTTATCGGTTAG
- a CDS encoding sigma-70 family RNA polymerase sigma factor, producing MKSALKEAAQYHSLWKSYRDTQDSLSQEQLVVKYMYLVEKVANRISASIPNRVVPKEDLMGMGYIGLIEAIRKFDYQKGYNFETYGLWRIKGAMLDGLRKLDWVPRGVREKAKKMNIAMRDLEQSLLRTPSQEELSEYLQVSAEEIDQSMSVLSLTMLLSLNEQIKENDSAGKQETRLEKIVDENSVAHEMQLQMAEFRKLLAVSIDKMPEKERLVITLLYYEGLSQVEIAEVLDLTKGRISQLHSQAILRIRKSFQEKGYSMDSFI from the coding sequence TTGAAATCCGCTTTGAAGGAAGCCGCGCAATATCATTCGCTTTGGAAATCATATCGTGATACGCAGGATTCATTATCCCAGGAACAGCTGGTTGTTAAGTACATGTACTTGGTAGAGAAAGTGGCTAATCGAATCAGTGCCAGTATTCCCAACAGAGTTGTACCGAAGGAAGACTTAATGGGAATGGGTTATATTGGGCTAATTGAGGCGATTCGAAAATTTGATTACCAAAAAGGCTATAATTTTGAAACGTATGGACTTTGGAGAATTAAAGGCGCGATGCTGGATGGGCTTCGTAAATTGGATTGGGTGCCGCGCGGTGTAAGGGAAAAGGCGAAAAAAATGAATATTGCCATGCGCGACCTTGAGCAATCTTTACTCAGGACACCGAGCCAGGAGGAACTGAGCGAGTATTTACAGGTGTCGGCTGAGGAAATTGATCAATCGATGTCTGTCCTGTCTTTAACGATGCTTCTTTCATTAAATGAGCAAATAAAGGAAAATGATAGCGCTGGGAAGCAGGAAACGAGACTAGAAAAAATCGTTGATGAAAACTCAGTTGCCCATGAAATGCAGTTGCAAATGGCCGAGTTCAGGAAACTGCTTGCCGTAAGCATAGATAAAATGCCTGAGAAGGAAAGGTTGGTCATCACTCTTTTATATTATGAAGGACTCTCTCAAGTAGAAATAGCAGAAGTGCTTGACCTCACAAAGGGACGTATTTCCCAGCTGCATTCCCAGGCCATTTTACGTATAAGAAAGAGCTTTCAGGAAAAAGGATATTCGATGGATTCATTTATCTGA
- the flhA gene encoding flagellar biosynthesis protein FlhA translates to MKKSDLSVLILVILIVAMMIIPMPTLLLDFLLIFNISLSLLILLVAMNTKEPLDFSIFPTAILITTLFRLALNVSTTRSILTHADGGEVIETFGSFVIGGSPVIGFVVFLILVVIQFLVITKGSERVAEVAARFTLDAMPGKQMSIDADMNAGLLSEQEARDRRRKVEREADFYGAMDGASKFVKGDAIAGIIILLINVIGGFAIGMAIHGMGFAEAASTFTLLSVGDGLVSQIPALLISTATGITVTRAASEGNLGSDIMNQIFNYPKLLYFVAGTILMFGIFTPIGIFLTFPIAALLAFGAYTMNNAARNKEAELVAATMEEQEEDIRNPEKVINLLQLDTLELEIGYALIPLADQKQGGDILDRIVMIRRQFAIELGLVIPTIRIRDNLQVPPNHYVLKYRGSKIASGEIYLDHFLAMNSVPDAEPIEGIHVIEPAFGMPATWVSKEEKQRAELMGYIIVDPPSVIATHLTEVLRRFAYQLLGREETKELVENLKETHPNLVEELVPNMLPVGEIQKVLQNLLREQISIRDLVTIFETLADYSVYTKDPRVLTEYVRQSLTRQITEQYAEDGVINVLTAGATLEKGISDSIQQTEAGMYYLSMDPQLTRRITEELREQISRVTTAGGQPIFLTSPSIRMYMKQLVDKVLPTVPVLAYTELEQDIEIQSIGVVNI, encoded by the coding sequence ATGAAAAAATCAGACTTATCCGTATTGATACTCGTTATCTTAATAGTGGCAATGATGATTATTCCAATGCCAACCTTACTGTTAGATTTTCTGTTAATCTTTAATATTTCATTGTCTCTATTGATTTTGCTTGTAGCAATGAATACGAAGGAACCATTAGACTTTTCAATTTTTCCAACAGCAATCCTGATTACGACTCTTTTTCGGCTTGCATTGAATGTATCGACAACCCGGTCGATTTTGACACATGCCGATGGCGGGGAAGTGATTGAAACATTCGGATCGTTCGTTATTGGCGGCAGTCCGGTAATAGGCTTTGTCGTGTTCTTAATTCTCGTTGTTATCCAATTTCTCGTTATTACAAAAGGCTCCGAACGGGTAGCGGAGGTTGCCGCCCGGTTCACCCTGGATGCAATGCCTGGTAAGCAAATGAGTATTGATGCTGATATGAATGCCGGATTGCTTAGCGAACAGGAGGCACGCGACCGCCGGAGAAAGGTTGAACGGGAAGCAGACTTCTACGGAGCGATGGATGGTGCCAGTAAATTCGTTAAGGGTGATGCGATTGCTGGTATTATCATCTTGCTGATTAACGTCATAGGCGGATTTGCAATCGGGATGGCCATACATGGTATGGGGTTTGCTGAAGCGGCAAGTACATTCACATTGCTCTCTGTCGGGGACGGGCTCGTCAGCCAGATTCCAGCCCTGCTAATCTCTACAGCTACAGGTATTACGGTTACAAGAGCCGCATCAGAGGGAAACCTGGGCTCGGATATAATGAATCAAATATTCAACTATCCAAAGCTCCTCTATTTTGTGGCGGGAACAATTCTAATGTTCGGTATCTTTACACCAATCGGAATTTTCCTGACCTTCCCAATTGCAGCCCTGCTTGCTTTTGGTGCTTATACAATGAATAACGCTGCCCGGAATAAAGAAGCCGAACTAGTGGCTGCGACCATGGAAGAGCAGGAGGAGGATATCCGCAATCCCGAGAAAGTAATCAATCTTCTTCAACTCGATACATTGGAGCTTGAAATCGGATATGCCCTTATCCCATTGGCTGATCAAAAACAGGGGGGAGATATCCTTGATCGGATTGTCATGATACGCAGGCAATTTGCCATCGAATTAGGGCTTGTGATTCCGACCATAAGAATCCGTGACAACCTGCAGGTCCCGCCTAACCATTACGTATTAAAGTACAGAGGCTCAAAGATTGCCTCTGGTGAAATATACCTTGACCACTTCCTGGCTATGAATTCAGTCCCGGATGCCGAACCAATTGAAGGAATACATGTCATTGAACCTGCCTTTGGAATGCCGGCAACATGGGTCAGCAAAGAAGAGAAACAGCGGGCTGAATTAATGGGATATATCATTGTTGATCCTCCTTCTGTTATTGCCACACACTTAACTGAAGTGCTCAGGCGGTTCGCCTATCAGCTGCTTGGCAGGGAAGAAACGAAGGAACTCGTCGAAAATCTCAAAGAAACGCATCCAAATCTTGTGGAGGAACTTGTTCCAAATATGCTCCCTGTCGGAGAAATCCAAAAGGTATTGCAAAATTTGCTGCGCGAACAAATTTCTATCCGTGATTTGGTTACCATTTTTGAAACACTTGCCGATTATTCAGTTTATACGAAGGATCCAAGAGTCCTAACAGAATATGTCCGACAATCATTGACGCGGCAAATTACCGAGCAATATGCAGAGGATGGCGTCATCAATGTCCTCACTGCAGGAGCAACACTTGAAAAAGGAATATCCGACTCCATTCAGCAAACTGAAGCGGGAATGTACTATCTTTCTATGGACCCTCAATTGACAAGAAGAATTACCGAGGAACTAAGGGAACAGATTTCACGGGTGACTACAGCGGGAGGCCAGCCAATTTTCTTGACCTCCCCATCAATTAGGATGTATATGAAACAGCTTGTTGATAAAGTGCTGCCAACGGTCCCGGTTCTTGCCTACACCGAGCTTGAACAAGATATTGAGATTCAAAGTATAGGAGTCGTGAATATATGA
- a CDS encoding MinD/ParA family protein, with protein sequence MDQAQSLREYMHRFNAEQHAEHSARVITITSGKGGVGKSNFTLNFALGLKAAGKKVIVLDLDLSTANLDILMGLTPRHSLVDVLYQRKYIWDVLEKGTDGIEYISGGFEMKDLLKFDEVFLEFFWSQIQELQHYADFILLDTGAGLSKELVHFILASDETILVTTPEPTSIADAYGVLKTAVRDRKNVPVFRLVVNRAQSYREAVDTSRAIKSASSHFLKIKLNTLGFIMEDGKVRESVLQQTPFMISFPNCEAARNIKQIVHSYFPEKEENNSSAPATGIKGFFEKIMMLGKAF encoded by the coding sequence ATGGATCAGGCACAGAGTCTAAGAGAATATATGCATCGCTTTAATGCCGAACAGCATGCAGAGCATTCCGCGCGTGTCATCACGATTACAAGCGGAAAGGGTGGTGTCGGTAAATCAAACTTCACTCTTAATTTTGCTCTTGGCTTAAAGGCTGCAGGTAAGAAAGTCATTGTTCTTGATCTAGACTTGTCAACTGCCAACCTTGATATTCTGATGGGGCTTACTCCTCGGCATAGCTTAGTGGATGTGCTTTACCAGCGAAAATATATTTGGGATGTCCTTGAAAAAGGTACAGACGGAATCGAGTATATTTCTGGCGGATTTGAAATGAAGGATCTTTTGAAGTTTGATGAGGTATTTCTGGAGTTTTTTTGGAGCCAAATTCAAGAGCTGCAACATTACGCGGATTTTATTTTGCTTGATACAGGTGCAGGGCTATCAAAGGAACTGGTTCATTTTATTCTAGCATCAGATGAGACCATCCTCGTGACAACTCCCGAGCCGACATCAATCGCTGATGCTTATGGTGTGCTGAAAACTGCTGTCCGCGACCGGAAAAATGTTCCTGTATTCCGGCTTGTGGTGAACCGAGCCCAATCTTATCGCGAGGCTGTTGATACATCAAGAGCAATTAAAAGTGCGTCCAGCCATTTTCTGAAGATAAAGCTGAATACGCTTGGTTTTATTATGGAGGATGGAAAAGTCCGGGAATCTGTCCTTCAGCAGACACCTTTTATGATCAGTTTCCCTAATTGTGAAGCCGCGAGAAATATTAAACAAATCGTCCATTCCTATTTCCCTGAGAAAGAAGAAAATAATTCGTCGGCACCTGCAACAGGGATAAAAGGCTTTTTTGAAAAAATCATGATGCTGGGCAAGGCATTTTAA
- the fliR gene encoding flagellar biosynthetic protein FliR, whose translation MFDLSPWWAFLLVFVRISSFIVTAPIFSGRQIPAQHKIGLSFVLTLVCISVVNEPLEPVADGMLILLILKEFLIGAVLGMIANIIFYAVQFAGTLIDFQIGFFMANMFDPTFQTNTQVTGQFKNVLAILVLLATNGHHLLIQGVLASFDWVGLKELVPAWSDGRMASQILDSVSQMFMAGFMMAVPIIGTLFVVDVALGIISKTVPQMNLIAIFPPVKILLHFTIYTFILPSFFYLLAKLFEMMYESMSSIMKIMGA comes from the coding sequence ATGTTTGATCTTTCACCGTGGTGGGCATTTTTGCTCGTGTTTGTAAGAATTTCTTCATTTATTGTCACAGCTCCAATTTTCTCAGGAAGACAAATTCCGGCTCAGCATAAAATTGGCCTCAGTTTTGTTCTGACATTAGTATGCATAAGTGTTGTGAATGAACCTTTGGAGCCTGTGGCTGATGGTATGCTCATCCTGTTGATTTTAAAAGAATTCCTAATTGGTGCGGTGCTGGGGATGATAGCTAATATCATTTTCTACGCCGTCCAGTTTGCAGGAACATTAATAGATTTCCAGATTGGTTTTTTTATGGCCAATATGTTTGATCCAACTTTTCAAACGAATACCCAGGTGACAGGACAGTTTAAAAACGTACTGGCCATTCTCGTATTGTTGGCCACCAACGGCCATCACCTCCTAATACAAGGAGTGCTGGCCAGCTTTGACTGGGTGGGTCTGAAGGAGCTTGTCCCTGCCTGGAGTGATGGCCGGATGGCTTCGCAAATTCTTGATTCAGTCTCTCAGATGTTTATGGCAGGCTTCATGATGGCAGTCCCAATTATCGGTACCCTGTTTGTCGTGGATGTGGCGCTTGGAATAATTTCTAAAACAGTTCCACAAATGAACCTAATTGCCATCTTCCCTCCGGTCAAAATTTTGCTGCACTTTACGATTTATACTTTTATCCTGCCAAGCTTCTTTTACTTGCTGGCAAAGCTTTTTGAAATGATGTACGAATCAATGTCTTCAATCATGAAGATTATGGGGGCTTAG